The DNA window CATCAGGTTTTCCAGGAACGCCAGGCCATCCATGCGTGGCATTTCCACGTCCAGGGTGATCACGTCCGGAGCCAGGCGTTTGATCTTCTCGCGGGCCAGCAGCGGGTCGGCGGCAGTACCGACTACATCGATGGCCGGATCGCTGGACAGGATTTCGGTGAGCATCTGCCGCACGACGGCAGAATCGTCGACGATCAGGACCCGGCAGGGGGCGTTGCCGGTCAGGGTCATTCGAACAGCTCCACGCCACCGGTGACCGGGGCCTTGGACAGGCGTGCGCGCACGGCCGATTCGGTCGCGGCCACTTCGGCTTCGTGTGCATGCGGCAGGCGTTGCACGACGACGCGGCCGGTATCGGCGAAGAACCAGATCTTGCGCGGGTGGATGCCGCACAGGTCTTCGGCGAGGATCGGGATGTGCTCGGCCTGCAGGTACTGACGCACGAACTCGGCGTTGCGCGTGCCTACCGGATTGCTGGTGAAGCCCTTCAGCACGTTGGCACCGCCGAACACCTTCGCCTCGATGCGCTTGCGGTGGGCGCCGCGCTTGAGCATGTCGTTGATCAGCAGTTCCATCGCATAGCTGCCATAGCGTGCGGGCGCGCCGTCGCCGGCGTTGCCCTCGGGCAGCAGGAAGTGGTTCATGCCGCCGATCTTCAGCACCGGGTCGCGCAGGCATGCCGCCACGCAGGAGCCGAGGGTCGTGGTCAGCGCAGTGGTGTCATCCACCACCAGGTACTGGGTCGGCAGCAGCTTGGCGGCGATGGTCTTGAAGCGTGCGTCCTGGTAGCGCATCACATCATCGGTGCGCAGCGAAGCATTCATGCGCTGGCTCCCTGCGCGCGCCGGTACAGGGTACGGCCGCAGGGCTGGATCAGATCGGCGGCGTGCAGGTAGTTCTCCGAGTGGCCGGTGTAGAGCAGGCCGTCGTCGGCCAGGTGGTTGACCAGGCGGCCAAGAATCGCGCGCTGGGTCGGCTTGTCGAAGTAGATCATCACGTTGCGGCAGAACAGTGCGTCGAACGGACCGCCGACGTCATAGCGCGGTGCCAGCAGGTTCAATGGGCGGAACTCGATCAGCTCGCGCAGCGCCGGCAGCACGCGGCACTGGCCTTCGTTGGGACCGCTGCCACGCTGGAAGTAGCGGCGACGCAGGTCTGGATCGAGGCCAGCAACACGGTCGATGTTGTAGACACCGCGCCCGGCGGTGGCCAGGACCTGGGTATCGACGTCGGTGGCGACAATGCGCACCGGTGGCTTCAGAGTGCCGAACGCTTCGCAGGCGGTGATCGCCATCGAGTAGGGCTCTTCACCGGTGGAGGCGGCGCACGACCACAGCAGCAGCGGGCCGCGGCCGTTGCGCTGCTGCAGCTCCTCGCGCAGCTTGTCGAAATGGTGCGGCTCGCGGAAGAACGCGGTGAGATTGGTGGTCAGCGCATTGGTGAATGCCTGCCACTCGTCACCATCGCCCTGTTCCAGGTGATCCAGGTACTGCTGGAAACTGCGCATGCCCAGCGTGCGCAGCCGACGCGACAGGCGTCCGTACACCATGTCGCGCTTGGCTGGGGCGAGGGCGATGCCCACGCGCTGGTAGATCAGGTCGCAGACGCGGCGGAAATCACGGTCGGCGAACTCGAATTCGCGCGTACCGCTGACGATGGGGGTAGGGCTCTGCACGGGTGACGTGTCCATCGGCGGGGCGGCGGCCGCAGCCGCCGCGAGGATCAGAATTCCTGCCAGTCGCCGTCGTTGGAGACGACGGCGCTGGAGTGGGTACGGCGGATCGGTGCGGGCGTCGACAACGGCCGCGAAGGCGCAGGACTGGCGGCCTTCGGCGCGACCTTGGCGGTCACCGCCTTCACTGCGACGGCAACCTGGTTGTCGAGGCGGAAGATCGCCACGGCGTCGGCCAGCTGCGCGGCCTGTTCCTCCATCGCCCGCGCTGCAGCAGTGGCTTCTTCCACCAGCGCGGCGTTCTGCTGGGTGGTTTCGTCCATCTGCACCACGGTCTGGTTGACCTGCTCGATGCCGGCCGACTGTTCCTGCGAGGCGGCGGAAATCTCGGCCATGATGTCGGTGACGCGCTGCACCGAGGCGACGATCTCGCCCATGGTGCTGCCGGCCTGGTGGACCAGGCTGGAGCCTTCGGCGACCTTGCCGACCGATTCGTCGATCAGCCCCTTGATCTCCTTGGCGGCGGCGGCCGAGCGCTGGGCGAGGGTACGCACTTCGCTGGCGACCACAGCGAAACCGCGGCCCTGTTCGCCGGCACGGGCGGCTTCGACCGCAGCGTTCAGTGCCAGGATGTTGGTCTGGAAGGCGATGCCATCGATGACCGAAATGATCTCGGCGATCTTCTTCGAGGACGCTTCGATGGCCGACATGGTGGTGACCACCTGGCCAACGACGCTGCCGCCCTGCGAGGCCACGCCGTGCGCACCGATGGCAAGCTGGTTGGCCTGGCGCGCGTGTTCGGCGTTCTGGCGCACGGTGGAGGTCAGTTCCTCCATCGACGCGGCGGTTTCTTCCAGATTGGCCGCCTGCTGTTCGGTGCGACGCGACAGGTCGCTGTTGCCCGAGGCTATTTCGCCGGCCGACAAAGTGATGCTGGAAGCACTGAGCTGGATCTGGCCAACGATCTGGGTCAGCTGGCTGACCGTGGCGTTGGCATCGTCACGCATGCGCGCGAACACGCCCTGGTAGTCACCGTGCATGCGGGCGGTCAAGTCGCCGTCGGCGATGGACGACAGCAGCTGCGAGAGCTTGCCGAGGTTG is part of the Stenotrophomonas lactitubi genome and encodes:
- the cheD gene encoding chemoreceptor glutamine deamidase CheD, producing MNASLRTDDVMRYQDARFKTIAAKLLPTQYLVVDDTTALTTTLGSCVAACLRDPVLKIGGMNHFLLPEGNAGDGAPARYGSYAMELLINDMLKRGAHRKRIEAKVFGGANVLKGFTSNPVGTRNAEFVRQYLQAEHIPILAEDLCGIHPRKIWFFADTGRVVVQRLPHAHEAEVAATESAVRARLSKAPVTGGVELFE
- a CDS encoding CheR family methyltransferase; amino-acid sequence: MDTSPVQSPTPIVSGTREFEFADRDFRRVCDLIYQRVGIALAPAKRDMVYGRLSRRLRTLGMRSFQQYLDHLEQGDGDEWQAFTNALTTNLTAFFREPHHFDKLREELQQRNGRGPLLLWSCAASTGEEPYSMAITACEAFGTLKPPVRIVATDVDTQVLATAGRGVYNIDRVAGLDPDLRRRYFQRGSGPNEGQCRVLPALRELIEFRPLNLLAPRYDVGGPFDALFCRNVMIYFDKPTQRAILGRLVNHLADDGLLYTGHSENYLHAADLIQPCGRTLYRRAQGASA